The stretch of DNA TAGAAGTAATTATATACACAAAGGGAACAGATGGGGCTGAATTTATAACAAAGGATAAAAAGATTTTTTCACCTTCCTTTAAGGTAAAGGCAGAAGATACGACAGGGGCAGGAGATTCATTTATTGGAGCATTTCTTTATCAAGTTTCCAAAAAAGATTTATCTTTAAAGGAACTTATAAAATTAGAAGATAATGAAATAAATGATATATTAACTTTTTGTAATGGGACAGCTGCATTGACTGTATCAAAACAAGGAGCTATAGGAGCATTACCAACAAAGGATGAAGTGGAAAAACTAATTTCAAAGAGGTAAGTATGATAAAAGAAAAATTATTAGCAGAGGTTGAAACGTATAAAAACAAACATATAAATGCTGTTAAAAATGATAAGTGGAGAAATAAGTATCATATAATGGCACCAATAGGATGGATAAATGATCCTAATGGATTATGTGAATTTAAAGGGAAATATCATATTTTTTATCAATATTCTCCCTTAAATTCAGAGGGTGGCCTAAAATTTTGGGGTCATTACAGTTCTAAAGATTTATTAAATTGGAAAGAAGAAGATATTGCTATTTATCCAGATAAGGATTTTGATAGAGATGGAGTTTATTCAGGTTCAGCTTTAGCAAAGGATAATGATTTATATATTTTTTATACTGGAAATGTTAAGGAAGATGGAAATCATGATTATATATTATCAGGAAGAGAACAAAATGTTGTTATGGTTAAGACTTCTGATGGAAAGGAGTTTTCAGAAAAAGTAGTATTACTTACAAATAAAGATTTTCCAATAGATATGACACTTCATGTTAGAGATCCTAAGGTGTGGCAAGATGAAAGTAAATATTTTATGGCGCTTGGAGCTAGAGATAATAAAGATAAAGGAACATTACTTATATATTCATCAAATGATTTATATAATTGGAGTTTATATAAGAAGATAAAAAGCCAAGATAATGATTTAGGTTATATGTGGGAATGTCCTGATTTATTTAAATTAGATAATACTAATATATTTATGCTTTCACCTCAAGGGATAAAAAAAGATGGATATAAATATAATAATATTTATCAAAGTGGATATTTTCTTGGTGATATTGAAAAATCAAGTACCTTATATTTGACTAATTTTAATGAATTAGATAGAGGATTTGATTTTTATGCACCTCAAAGTTTTATGGATTCTAAAGGAAGAAGAATTATAATTGGATGGATGGGGGTTCCAGATGCAGTAGAACATAGAAATCCAACCATAAAAAATTATTGGCAACATTGTTTAACTATACCTAGAGAACTTGTATTAGAAAATAATAAACTTTATCAAAAGCCAATAAAAGAATTAGAAGGTTTAAGAAAATCAAAATTTGAAATGAAGGAAATTAAACTAGAAGATAATATTTCATTAGATATATTTAGAAGTAATACTTATGAATTATTAATAACTTTAAATAAGGTAGAGAATATTGAAATAAACCTAAGAGAAGATTGTAAACTATCTTATGATAACCATATATTTAAGCTGTCATTAGGAAAGAGTGGTTGTGGAAGGAAAGTTAGAGCGGTAGAATTACAAAATATAGAAGAAATAAGAATTTTCTCAGATGAATCAACTATAGAAGTATTTTTGAATTCAGGAGAGGAAGCATTTTCAACTAGAATATATAACGAAATTTTAGATAAAAGTATTAAATTTAAAGGTGTAGGGAAAATAAATCTAATTAAGTGGGAATTTTAACTGAAAGATATGGAATACAGCTAGGTATTCCATATCTTTTTTTATATAATAAGTTTATAGAAACATTATTTAGAGGTAGTAAAAGATGAAAAAAACAATTGGAATATTAGCTCATGTAGATGCAGGTAAAACAACTCTTGCAGAGCAAATACTATATCATACAAAGAGTATAAGAAATAGAGGAAGAGTAGATCATAAAACATCTTTTTTAGATAATCATAATATAGAAAAAGAAAGGGGAATAACTATATTTTCAGATCAAGGTATATTTGAATATAATAATTCAACATATTATTTAATAGATACTCCAGGTCATATAGATTTTTCTTCAGAAATGGAAAGAGCACT from Clostridium chauvoei encodes:
- a CDS encoding glycoside hydrolase family 32 protein; this translates as MIKEKLLAEVETYKNKHINAVKNDKWRNKYHIMAPIGWINDPNGLCEFKGKYHIFYQYSPLNSEGGLKFWGHYSSKDLLNWKEEDIAIYPDKDFDRDGVYSGSALAKDNDLYIFYTGNVKEDGNHDYILSGREQNVVMVKTSDGKEFSEKVVLLTNKDFPIDMTLHVRDPKVWQDESKYFMALGARDNKDKGTLLIYSSNDLYNWSLYKKIKSQDNDLGYMWECPDLFKLDNTNIFMLSPQGIKKDGYKYNNIYQSGYFLGDIEKSSTLYLTNFNELDRGFDFYAPQSFMDSKGRRIIIGWMGVPDAVEHRNPTIKNYWQHCLTIPRELVLENNKLYQKPIKELEGLRKSKFEMKEIKLEDNISLDIFRSNTYELLITLNKVENIEINLREDCKLSYDNHIFKLSLGKSGCGRKVRAVELQNIEEIRIFSDESTIEVFLNSGEEAFSTRIYNEILDKSIKFKGVGKINLIKWEF